A single window of Nicotiana sylvestris chromosome 3, ASM39365v2, whole genome shotgun sequence DNA harbors:
- the LOC104229998 gene encoding uncharacterized protein, which translates to MTSNIVESINATNKDARKLPVMRLLEYMTNLLQQWNNKNRKSAMETSTELGEKYDKLLRENLIASEQMTESPATEQLYTVFEGVRRNIVCLEEGTCSCRKFQMDELLCPHAWAVLKNQHLKPGQYCSFYYKKDKLLKTYEFPVNPIPDESLWVIPIEVMEDVILPPEGRRNAGRPRKERLRPASEKESKRAFSCSVCGQGGHNRKICRNKPK; encoded by the exons ATGACTTCCAATATTGTAGAGTCAATTAATGCAACAAACAAGGATGCTAGAAAGTTACCAGTAATGCGATTGCTGGAGTACATGACAAATTTGCTACAACAGTGGAACAACAAAAACAGAAAAAGTGCAATGGAGACATCTACAGAGCTTGGTGAAAAGTATGACAAACTCCTTCGGGAAAATCTGATTGCATCGGAGCAAATGACG GAGAGCCCTGCTACGGAGCAGTTATATACTGTATTTGAAGGGGTAAGGCGAAACATAGTGTGCCTTGAAGAGGGAACATGCAGTTGCAGAAAATTTCAAATGGATGAACTTTTATGTCCGCATGCTTGGGCGGTTTTGAAGAACCAGCATCTGAAACCTGGACAGTATTGCTCTTTTTACTACAAGAAGGATAAACTCCTTAAAACTTATGAATTTCCAGTGAATCCGATACCAGATGAAAGTTTATGGGTAATCCCAATAGAGGTGATGGAAGATGTGATCCTACCACCTGAAGGGAGAAGGAATGCAGGAAGGCCAAGAAAGGAAAGACTCAGACCTGCTTCAGAAAAAGAGTCTAAGAGGGCGTTTTCATGTTCTGTGTGTGGACAAGGTGGTCACAATAGAAAAATATGTAGAAATAAACCAAAATAA